A section of the Tepidanaerobacter syntrophicus genome encodes:
- the glmS gene encoding methylaspartate mutase subunit S — protein sequence MKYDDKKTIVLGVIGSDVHSVGIRILDEAFSEAGFNVVNIGVLSSQEDFINAAIETDADAILVSSLYGHGELDCKGFKEKCIEAGLGDLILYVGGNLVVGKQDWPTTEKKFLDMGFDRAYPPGTLPEKPIEDLKNDLGIK from the coding sequence TTGAAATACGATGATAAAAAAACGATTGTACTAGGAGTTATAGGGTCTGATGTGCACTCAGTAGGAATTAGAATCCTTGATGAAGCTTTCAGCGAAGCCGGTTTTAATGTGGTAAACATCGGGGTTTTATCCTCGCAGGAAGATTTTATTAATGCCGCAATAGAAACCGATGCAGATGCTATTTTAGTGTCTTCGCTCTATGGACATGGAGAACTTGACTGCAAAGGCTTTAAAGAAAAATGTATCGAAGCAGGCTTAGGTGATCTGATCCTATATGTAGGCGGCAACCTGGTGGTCGGAAAACAAGATTGGCCAACCACTGAAAAGAAATTTTTAGATATGGGATTTGATAGAGCGTATCCACCGGGAACGCTGCCTGAGAAGCCTATTGAAGATTTAAAAAATGATTTAGGGATTAAATAA
- the cas2 gene encoding CRISPR-associated endonuclease Cas2, whose translation MFVIVVYDVGEKRVAKVLKICRKYLTWVQNSVLEGEISEASFKKLKLELKKTIKESEDSVIFYILRTTKYSEREAMGIRKGGEDLII comes from the coding sequence ATGTTTGTAATAGTTGTATATGATGTCGGAGAAAAACGAGTGGCAAAGGTTTTAAAAATATGTCGAAAGTATCTGACATGGGTTCAAAATTCTGTCTTAGAAGGGGAAATTTCGGAAGCAAGTTTTAAAAAATTAAAGCTTGAGCTGAAGAAAACCATCAAAGAAAGTGAGGATTCAGTTATATTTTACATACTTCGAACTACCAAGTATTCTGAAAGAGAAGCTATGGGAATACGAAAAGGGGGAGAAGATTTAATTATTTAG